One stretch of Streptomyces sp. 135 DNA includes these proteins:
- a CDS encoding small secreted protein — protein MEGTNPVNKKLAAALSGGAVLVLALSGCGSDDDDDKKLDDWAKKVCDSVQPQSKKIADANAAIQKETSDNSSPADVQKTDSKAFQDMSDAYKAMGASVKRAGAPPVDDGQKKTDDAVKELNAISKSYENLKKQVDGLDTKNQADFADGLKDVAGELDKLSKSGNEALEKLQEGDVGKAMAEQDSCKSASTTPPNKS, from the coding sequence ATGGAAGGGACCAATCCGGTGAACAAGAAGCTTGCAGCCGCACTGTCCGGCGGTGCGGTACTGGTACTCGCTTTGTCAGGGTGCGGCAGCGACGACGACGATGACAAGAAGCTGGACGACTGGGCCAAGAAGGTCTGCGACTCCGTCCAGCCGCAGTCGAAGAAGATCGCGGACGCCAACGCCGCGATCCAGAAGGAGACCTCCGACAACAGCTCGCCGGCCGACGTCCAGAAGACCGACTCCAAGGCGTTCCAGGACATGTCCGACGCCTACAAGGCGATGGGCGCCTCCGTGAAGCGCGCGGGCGCGCCGCCGGTGGACGACGGGCAGAAGAAGACGGACGACGCCGTCAAGGAACTCAACGCCATCTCCAAGTCGTACGAGAACCTGAAGAAGCAGGTAGACGGCCTGGACACCAAGAACCAGGCGGACTTCGCGGACGGCCTCAAGGACGTCGCGGGCGAGCTGGACAAGCTGAGCAAGAGCGGCAACGAAGCGCTGGAGAAGCTCCAGGAGGGCGACGTCGGCAAGGCGATGGCCGAGCAGGACAGCTGCAAGAGCGCGTCCACCACGCCGCCCAACAAGAGCTGA
- a CDS encoding class I SAM-dependent methyltransferase, with product MGGVSNASLPLPSADRADVAASLRRALLGADFTADGLLELLGASAYAALARSETVPALRATRGDGALAALVRLFLLQETVPHARVADVLPLDALLESGWLVERDGELRATVDVRPYGGPNGEDWFIVSDLGCAVGGAGGIGSHDEGVVLGVGGASTTLAGITVRTAVDSALDLGTGSGIQALHAAQHATRVTATDLNPRALEFTRLTLALSGAPEADLREGSLFEPVGEETYDLIVSNPPFVISPGARLTYRDGGMGGDDLCRTLVQEAGARLNEGGYAHFLANWQHVDGEEWQDRLRSWVPRGCDAWIVQREVQDITQYAELWLRDAGDHREDPTRYAARYEAWLDEFEARGTRAVGFGWITLRKTGAAEPSITVEEWPHPVEQPLGETVREFFDRQEYLRTHDDAALLAAHFKLADEVVQEQVGLPGAEDPEHVVLRQHRGMRRATKVDTVGAGFAGVCDGSLSAGRILDAIAQLVGEDPVLLRDRTPAQIRLLVEQGFLLPVQG from the coding sequence ATGGGGGGCGTGAGTAATGCCAGCCTCCCCCTGCCCTCAGCCGACCGCGCCGACGTGGCGGCCTCCCTGCGCCGGGCCCTGCTCGGCGCCGACTTCACCGCCGACGGACTCCTCGAACTGCTCGGCGCCTCCGCGTACGCCGCGCTCGCCCGCAGCGAGACCGTGCCCGCGCTGCGGGCCACCCGCGGGGACGGCGCCCTCGCGGCCCTCGTACGGCTCTTCCTGCTCCAGGAAACCGTGCCCCACGCGCGCGTGGCGGACGTTCTGCCGCTCGACGCCCTCCTGGAGAGCGGCTGGCTGGTCGAGCGGGACGGGGAGCTGCGGGCCACCGTGGACGTGCGGCCCTACGGCGGGCCGAACGGCGAGGACTGGTTCATCGTCTCCGACCTCGGCTGCGCGGTCGGCGGCGCCGGCGGCATCGGCAGCCATGACGAGGGCGTCGTCCTCGGCGTCGGCGGCGCCTCCACGACGCTCGCCGGGATCACCGTGCGCACCGCCGTCGACAGCGCGCTCGACCTCGGCACCGGCTCCGGCATCCAGGCCCTGCACGCCGCCCAGCACGCCACGCGCGTGACCGCGACCGACCTCAACCCGCGGGCCCTGGAGTTCACCCGGCTCACGCTGGCCCTGTCCGGTGCCCCGGAGGCGGACCTGCGCGAGGGCTCGCTCTTCGAGCCGGTGGGCGAGGAGACGTACGACCTGATCGTGTCGAACCCGCCCTTCGTGATCTCGCCCGGCGCGCGGCTCACCTACCGGGACGGCGGGATGGGCGGGGACGATCTGTGCCGGACGCTCGTTCAGGAGGCGGGGGCGCGGCTGAACGAAGGGGGGTACGCGCACTTCCTGGCCAACTGGCAGCACGTGGACGGCGAGGAGTGGCAGGACCGGCTGCGTTCCTGGGTGCCGCGCGGCTGCGACGCCTGGATCGTGCAGCGCGAGGTGCAGGACATCACGCAGTACGCCGAGCTGTGGCTGCGCGACGCGGGGGACCACCGCGAGGACCCCACGCGGTACGCGGCGCGGTACGAGGCGTGGCTGGACGAGTTCGAGGCGCGCGGCACGCGGGCCGTCGGCTTCGGCTGGATCACGCTCAGGAAGACGGGGGCCGCCGAGCCGTCCATCACCGTCGAGGAGTGGCCGCACCCCGTCGAGCAGCCCCTCGGCGAGACGGTGCGGGAGTTCTTCGACCGGCAGGAGTACCTGCGTACGCACGATGACGCGGCGCTGCTCGCCGCGCACTTCAAGCTGGCGGACGAGGTCGTGCAGGAGCAGGTCGGGCTGCCGGGCGCCGAGGACCCGGAGCACGTGGTGCTGCGCCAGCACCGGGGGATGCGGCGGGCCACCAAGGTGGACACGGTGGGCGCCGGGTTCGCGGGCGTGTGCGACGGGTCGCTGAGCGCCGGGCGGATCCTGGACGCCATCGCCCAACTGGTGGGGGAGGACCCCGTCTTGCTGCGGGACCGGACGCCCGCGCAGATCAGGCTCCTCGTGGAGCAGGGCTTCCTGCTGCCCGTCCAGGGGTAA